A window of the Mesorhizobium opportunistum WSM2075 genome harbors these coding sequences:
- a CDS encoding carbamoyltransferase family protein: MLCLGVSGGLDKVHENRFQFANTFLHDGAAVLVRDGHVIAAVEEERLNRIKHSNKLASGAIQYCLSAAGVQLKDIDRVAFYATEAYCNAALEKMLISQPDASIPVDAKLMVQKLFAQEFGTELEASRISFVSHHQAHAVSAFAMSGFEQSLIFAIDGSGDFLSGLLAVGSGTEIRQLESFPENNSLGLFYIETIRHLGYGMFDEYKVMGLSPYGDAVPYRELFEQFYELLPNGGYRVHLDRIGPTLLRNISVRRKGMPFTQQHRDVSASLQEALERIVFHILRHHREATGMKRLCLAGGVAHNCSMNGKLLYSGLFEDIFVQPAAHDAGCALGAALMASAELGHPAPRKRLREVYWGPDLGSDQAVEQELIAWAGHIEVERTDDVASSAADLMANGAVIGWVQGRSEFGPRALGNRSILADPRPAANKERINAMVKKREGYRPFAPSVLEEDAAEFFDLPDTECEFPFMNFVVRVRDSMRGLLGAITHVDGTARLQTVSRKANPAYWDLINAFKKRTGIPILLNTSFNNNAEPIVDSVADSIATFLTTELDGLVVGPFLVKKRATALEDWTALAVSLPPQFSLHQVRAYTTQDRQETVCEIRAVHSPRDGVRISSEVYALLIQIEGEAVLGDLLNPITLDEAKRQALTKELRQLWEQRCIRLHPSQAVRVRQGPDRLLEQA; the protein is encoded by the coding sequence ATGTTGTGTCTAGGAGTGAGTGGCGGATTGGACAAAGTCCATGAAAACCGATTCCAGTTTGCGAATACATTTTTGCACGATGGTGCTGCGGTGCTCGTCCGAGACGGACACGTAATAGCGGCCGTTGAAGAGGAGCGCCTCAACCGGATCAAGCACTCCAACAAGCTCGCGAGTGGTGCGATTCAATACTGCCTCTCAGCCGCTGGAGTTCAGCTCAAAGACATCGATCGTGTAGCGTTTTACGCTACCGAAGCCTATTGTAACGCCGCCCTGGAGAAGATGCTTATTTCCCAGCCGGACGCCTCCATCCCTGTGGACGCTAAATTGATGGTACAGAAGCTGTTCGCGCAGGAGTTCGGCACCGAACTGGAGGCTTCGCGTATCTCATTCGTAAGTCATCATCAGGCGCACGCGGTAAGTGCTTTTGCAATGTCGGGCTTCGAACAAAGCCTGATTTTCGCGATTGATGGCTCTGGTGATTTCTTGTCGGGCCTCTTGGCGGTCGGGTCTGGCACAGAAATCCGGCAGCTCGAGAGTTTCCCAGAGAATAACTCTCTAGGCCTGTTCTATATAGAAACTATTCGTCATCTGGGCTACGGCATGTTCGACGAATATAAGGTAATGGGGCTTTCCCCATACGGCGATGCAGTTCCCTATCGCGAGCTCTTCGAGCAGTTCTATGAACTCTTGCCCAACGGTGGCTACCGCGTCCATCTGGACCGCATCGGCCCGACACTGCTCCGCAACATCAGTGTCAGGCGAAAGGGAATGCCATTCACACAGCAACATCGTGATGTGAGTGCCTCATTGCAGGAAGCGCTGGAGCGGATCGTGTTCCACATTCTCCGCCATCATCGTGAGGCGACCGGGATGAAGCGGCTGTGCCTCGCTGGAGGCGTAGCCCACAACTGCTCGATGAATGGCAAACTGCTGTATTCAGGGCTTTTCGAAGATATTTTTGTTCAACCCGCAGCGCATGATGCTGGGTGCGCATTGGGCGCCGCACTCATGGCATCTGCTGAGCTGGGGCACCCTGCGCCTCGCAAGCGGTTGCGGGAGGTCTATTGGGGGCCTGATCTCGGAAGCGACCAGGCCGTCGAGCAGGAACTTATTGCATGGGCCGGGCACATCGAGGTCGAACGCACCGATGATGTGGCCAGCAGTGCAGCCGACTTGATGGCCAATGGCGCGGTGATCGGCTGGGTGCAGGGCCGTTCGGAGTTCGGTCCACGTGCGCTTGGCAACCGAAGCATTCTTGCAGATCCACGACCTGCCGCAAACAAGGAGCGGATCAACGCAATGGTTAAGAAGCGCGAAGGGTATCGGCCCTTCGCGCCATCGGTGCTGGAGGAGGATGCGGCCGAATTTTTCGACCTGCCGGACACTGAATGCGAATTCCCTTTCATGAATTTCGTCGTTCGTGTGCGCGACTCTATGCGTGGCTTGCTCGGCGCCATCACACACGTCGACGGTACCGCGCGGCTGCAAACCGTATCGCGCAAAGCCAACCCGGCCTACTGGGACCTTATTAATGCTTTCAAGAAGCGGACGGGCATCCCAATTTTGCTGAACACATCCTTCAACAACAACGCCGAGCCGATCGTAGATTCAGTTGCAGACTCGATTGCGACCTTTTTAACGACAGAATTGGACGGACTTGTGGTCGGGCCGTTCCTCGTCAAGAAACGGGCTACCGCGCTGGAGGACTGGACTGCGCTCGCGGTTTCATTGCCTCCTCAGTTTAGTCTGCATCAAGTACGTGCTTATACAACGCAAGATCGCCAGGAGACGGTCTGCGAGATTCGCGCAGTCCACTCCCCTCGCGACGGTGTGCGCATTTCAAGTGAAGTGTACGCTCTGCTCATTCAGATCGAGGGCGAAGCCGTGCTGGGGGATCTCCTCAATCCAATCACGCTAGATGAAGCTAAGCGTCAAGCTCTCACAAAGGAGCTTCGTCAGTTGTGGGAGCAGCGCTGCATTCGGCTGCACCCCTCACAAGCTGTTCGCGTCCGTCAAGGCCCCGATCGTTTGCTGGAGCAGGCATAA